The following are from one region of the Cottoperca gobio chromosome 13, fCotGob3.1, whole genome shotgun sequence genome:
- the ttc9b gene encoding tetratricopeptide repeat protein 9B yields MHSTLLQSSPVKHTFVSEHHGTLPALSLRDMEAKQHPIKSLKSYPETGGRSLAAAAGGDGGGGGGYRAGSAEMEMEAKIQKAVDFKAEGHRCYKEKKFREAIGKYHRALLQLKGVHVADGTTGSEVNLLNQAAAKLTEEQRRAVESTEIECYDHLTACLLQSELVNYERVKEYCLKVLSHQRDHFKAMYRAGIAFYHLGDYECALRYLRDAKNREPSDTNVLRYIQLTEMKMSKCGQRERESGKETQG; encoded by the exons ATGCACAGCACGCTTCTCCAGTCCTCCCCTGTAAAACACACCTTCGTGTCCGAGCACCATGGCACGCTCCCGGCGCTCTCATTGAGAGACATGGAAGCCAAGCAGCACCCGATAAAGAGTCTCAAGAGCTACCCGGAAACCGGCGGCCGGAGCCTGGCAGCGGCCGCCGgtggagacggaggaggaggcggcggatATCGAGCCGGCTCGGCTGAAATGGAGATGGAGGCGAAGATCCAGAAAGCCGTCGACTTCAAGGCGGAGGGTCACCGCTGCTACAAGGAGAAGAAATTTCGGGAAGCGATCGGCAAGTACCACCGGGCACTGCTGCAACTCAAAGGGGTGCATGTGGCCGACGGGACGACGGGCTCCGAGGTCAACCTGCTGAACCAAGCTGCGGCCAAGCTGACCGAGGAGCAGCGGAGAGCCGTGGAGAGCACCGAGATCGAGTGCTACGACCACCTGACGG CGTGTCTGTTGCAGTCAGAGCTGGTAAACTATGAGAGGGTGAAGGAGTACTGTCTGAAGGTGCTGAGCCACCAGAGAGATCACTTCAAGGCCATGTACCGAGCCGGCATCGCCTTCTACCACCTGGGTGACTACGAATGTGCCCTACGCTACCTGCGTGACGCTAAGAACCGCGAACCCTCAG ACACCAACGTGCTGCGGTACATCCagctgacagagatgaagatgaGCAAGTGTGGTCAGCGGGAACGAGAGAGCGGCAAAGAGACCCAGGGCTAA